The genomic DNA ACCCGAGGCGCTCGCCCCGCTCTGCCGGCCGCTCAGGGCCATACCGGCGACAACCAAAAGCCCCACCACCCCCAATGCAATCATCGACTTCTTCACTCGTCTCCCCCTTTACAAAGCCGGGCCTTCCGCAGGCTCCGCCCCCTCCTCTGGTTTCTGATACTTCCGCAGCGCCAGATACCTGCGCCACCATCGCAAGCGGTCCACAAACAAAATTCCGTCCAGATGATCCAACTCATGCAAAATAATCCGCGCTTCAAAGCCCGTGATCTTCTCGTCAACAGGCTCACCGCTCAGACTTTGCGCCAACAGGTGGATCTGTCTGGGGCGTCTCACACTGCCCCAGACCCCGGGAAAACTCAAACACCCCTCATCACCCCACTCCAACCCTCCTGAAATCTCAGTGACTATTGGATTTATCAGAGCCCGGGGATGGGCCTCAGGGTTGACGCAAGAGGCATCGTAAACCAAAAGTCTCTTATCAATTCCCACTTGTGGAGCAGCCAAACCCACGCCTTCATTCCGGTGCATTACCTGGACCATGGCTTGGGCCAGCTCAAGCACTTCCTCGTTCATTTTCTCAATAGGAAGCGCCACCCTCTTGAGAATACTGTCCGGGTAATAACGCAGTCGGAGGGTCATGATTAAAACAGGCCTATCTTTTCAAGAGTTCCATTAGCTCCATACGCGTCTTGGAGTCGGTCCGGAAACTACCCAGCATGGCACTGGTGGTCATTGCCGCGTTTTGCTTTTGCACGCCCCGCATCATCATACACA from Candidatus Omnitrophota bacterium includes the following:
- the def gene encoding peptide deformylase, with protein sequence MTLRLRYYPDSILKRVALPIEKMNEEVLELAQAMVQVMHRNEGVGLAAPQVGIDKRLLVYDASCVNPEAHPRALINPIVTEISGGLEWGDEGCLSFPGVWGSVRRPRQIHLLAQSLSGEPVDEKITGFEARIILHELDHLDGILFVDRLRWWRRYLALRKYQKPEEGAEPAEGPAL